Proteins co-encoded in one Sulfuricaulis limicola genomic window:
- a CDS encoding glycosyltransferase family 2 protein: MMNMILFVLALPATAVSLYLLLFTLLSSAPPATLRSSRRPHFDVIVPAHNEAAVIEGVIASLRQLDWPADGFRILVVADNCTDTTAELARAAGAEVLERHDTQRRGKGHALDFAFRASQVHGSAYAVVVVDADTQVSPNLLEAFAARIELGAKVIQAHYGVLNAQASWRTRLMAIALASFHRVRSRGRERLQLSCGIRGNGWCITHRLLRQVPYQAYSLAEDIEYGIDLGLAGFRVHYADEAQVAAMMVTDEQAARSQRQRWEDGRWQLIRSRTLPLLQAAMGRGGRVCLDLALDLLVLPLSYVALNTAVLIVLAGIAWLWEPSMEIWLWLGLGCGMGLLLYVLRGWQLSNVGWRGLVDLLRAPFFVLWKVLLMLRARGSVEWIRTKREQS; the protein is encoded by the coding sequence ATGATGAACATGATCTTGTTTGTGTTGGCGCTGCCGGCGACCGCGGTGAGTTTATATTTGCTATTGTTTACGCTGTTGTCGAGCGCACCACCGGCGACGCTGCGCTCATCGCGACGGCCGCACTTTGATGTCATCGTCCCGGCCCATAACGAGGCGGCGGTCATCGAAGGCGTCATCGCCAGCCTGCGCCAGCTTGATTGGCCGGCCGACGGCTTTCGCATACTGGTGGTCGCCGACAACTGCACGGATACAACCGCGGAGCTGGCGCGCGCCGCCGGCGCCGAGGTGCTGGAACGCCACGATACCCAGCGTCGCGGCAAAGGTCATGCGCTGGACTTCGCTTTCCGGGCGAGCCAGGTGCACGGTTCGGCCTATGCCGTCGTCGTCGTGGATGCCGACACCCAGGTCTCGCCGAACCTGCTCGAAGCGTTTGCCGCGCGCATTGAGCTCGGGGCCAAGGTCATACAGGCGCATTATGGCGTGCTCAATGCACAAGCATCCTGGCGCACGCGCCTCATGGCCATTGCCTTGGCTTCGTTTCACCGGGTGCGTTCGCGCGGACGCGAACGCCTGCAACTTTCCTGCGGCATACGCGGCAACGGCTGGTGCATTACGCACCGGCTGCTGCGCCAGGTGCCGTATCAGGCATACTCCCTGGCCGAGGATATCGAATACGGAATCGATCTGGGCCTCGCCGGCTTTCGCGTGCACTACGCCGATGAAGCGCAGGTCGCCGCCATGATGGTGACGGATGAGCAGGCGGCGCGCAGCCAGCGCCAGCGCTGGGAGGACGGGCGCTGGCAGCTGATCCGTTCCAGGACCCTGCCACTGTTGCAGGCAGCCATGGGTCGCGGCGGCCGGGTCTGTCTGGATCTGGCACTCGACCTGCTGGTGTTACCCCTGTCCTATGTGGCTCTCAATACCGCAGTGTTGATTGTCCTCGCCGGGATTGCATGGTTGTGGGAGCCTTCCATGGAGATCTGGTTATGGCTGGGACTTGGCTGTGGCATGGGCCTGCTGCTCTATGTGTTGCGCGGCTGGCAGCTCAGCAATGTCGGCTGGCGTGGTCTCGTGGATTTGTTGCGTGCTCCGTTTTTCGTGCTTTGGAAAGTGCTGCTGATGCTGCGTGCGCGCGGGTCGGTTGAATGGATACGCACCAAGCGGGAACAATCGTGA